In Alteromonas macleodii, the sequence TCTTTGGTGATGTCACTGATTATTCAATGGTGGGTGGCATAAAAGGCATGTCGGGTGATCTTACTTACGATATCAGTGGTCGTTACGGCAACAACGAAATTTCTTACACGCTAGCAAATACCATTAACCCTTCTTTGGGCAATGAGTCGCCTACGTCGTTTGAGCCTGGCGATTTAACTAACGAAGAAACCCAAATTCAAGCTGATTTTACCTATGACCTAAGTGAGTACGTACTCGCTTTTGGAGCTAGCTATCTAGACGAGTCTTATGAAATTTCTGAAGGTGAGGTAAGCTCATATTTTGCAGGCCCTTACGCTACCTCTGACCCGTATGGCTTTTGTGACGGAACTACCGCTACTGCCGAAGGACTAGCCGTTATTGCAAACGGTTCAACATTAAATTGTGCTGACCCAGATGATGCTGTCTATACAGTAGTTGGCGTAGGTTCTAACGGTTTCCCGGGTTACTCACCTGACTATTCAGGTTCATATGAACGTGATTCTTATGCGGTGTACACAGACATTTCGGGAGACATTACTGACGAGCTATTTGCCCAAGCAGCATTACGCTATGAGGACTATTCAGATTTTGGCTCTGAAGTAGTTTACAAAGTCGCGGCATTTTATCAATTAAACAACGATGTAGGTTTTAGATCTTCATTTGGTACAGGCTTCAGAGCGCCAACCCCAGGTCAGCAGGGTACAACTAACGTATCAACTCGCCTGCCTGATGGTTTCCCTGTAGCTACGGGCTTATTCCCTGCTGGCGGCGAAGTTGCGCAGGCACTTGGTGCAGAAGAACTTTCACCTGAAAAGTCGACCAACTTTACATTAGGTATGACGGCCAACTATGGTGATTTAACCCTTACCGTAGATTACTACAATATCAAATTAGAGGACCGCCTTTACTCTGTATCCACACGTGATGTCTCAACAACGGTGGTAACCGACCCAGATGCTGATGGTTATGATGCTTACCAGAATTACTTAGCCCTTGCTGGAGCAAACGTGTCGGGCGCTGAGTCAATCGGTGGTGTTTTCTTCTTCCAGAACGCATTCGATACAGTGACAGAGGGCTTGGATGTCGTAGCTACATACAAGATGGAATCCAAGTATGGCTCAACCGTTTTAACCGGCTCGGTTAACTATAATAAAACTGAGTTTGACTCTGACCCCAGCGAATATCTAGACGCAGAAGATCAGTTCGATTTTGAAAATAGCCGACCTGAAATGCGCGGTGTGTTCTCAGTCACTCACAGTTACGACGTATGGTCTGCGGTAGCTCGCCTTAGCTATTTCGGCGAATACGAAAACGCGGGGAGCAATGATGGTGTGGATCCAACAAGCATTCAAACCTTCGGCGACGAATTTATGTTTGATATCGAAGGCTCTTACCTAATTAGCGAAAACCTTACGCTTTCAGTGGGTGTCAGAAATCTATTTGATAACTACCCAGATCTGAGTACTAACGGAGACGCTTGTTGTGGCGAGCTGTATGACTCTGGCTCGATAGTCGACTGGCAGGGTGGGTACTATTACACACGGTTAGCTGCTCGTTTCTAACCCGGGTTAACAAACACCGGCGTAAGCCGGTGTTTGCGTTTTTAAATAACTGTATATAAGTAAAACTTAAAAGGTCATTCAATGTTTAAAGCTGTATTGTGTGGGGTAGAAAACTGATGGAAATAGAACTACTGTGGTTTGTAGTTACCTTGTGTATAACCGGTGCCATTGCTGGTATTACCGCAGGTCTATTCGGCAATGGTGGAGGCTTTGTTGTTGTTCCTGCCCTACTCGCTGTTTTTCCTTTCTTTACTCCCCCTTCTGAATCACTAGTGAAAGTTGCAATAGGTACGTCATTGGCATCAATTGTCGTATCTAGCGCGCGTTCTGTTATGGCGCACCGAGCCAAAGGCGCCGTTGATTTTGACATCCTTAAGTCTTGGAGTATTTGGCTTATTCTTGGTGTGGGCGGAGGACTATTAATCGCGAATAACTCTAGTGCGAATGGCTTAACCGTAGTATTCGCTGCAGGTGTACTGCTTTACTCTGTATATTTTCTTTTCCCTGAATTTGTTGTACGTCCCGGCCTTGTTTTCGATATG encodes:
- a CDS encoding TonB-dependent receptor plug domain-containing protein, yielding MNQKKLHTAVRYALTGLTLFTTSMLVQAQEASEETTEAKDLERIAVVGARGAPRSVTSSPVPVDVLTAEDVEAVAFTDMNNVLMTLVPSYSVGRQPISDGGTFIRPATLRGMPTDKTLVLVNSKRRHRAALVSIGGSGTQGPDIATIPTAAIQSVEVLRDGAAAQYGSDAIAGVINFQLKNNTEGGSFTIDYGSYYEGDGDQITVTGNKGFALGDDGFFSISAEYSDSEATYRGEQYCEPWFCVDEQSAEYIADATAMANSVHGSDVVQPWGQPNTSGKRVFFNAGYALSAEAELYAFGNYSESEGDGSFYYRYPGNGTIEDIRLEDGSIWNPTEFFPGGFTPRFFGDVTDYSMVGGIKGMSGDLTYDISGRYGNNEISYTLANTINPSLGNESPTSFEPGDLTNEETQIQADFTYDLSEYVLAFGASYLDESYEISEGEVSSYFAGPYATSDPYGFCDGTTATAEGLAVIANGSTLNCADPDDAVYTVVGVGSNGFPGYSPDYSGSYERDSYAVYTDISGDITDELFAQAALRYEDYSDFGSEVVYKVAAFYQLNNDVGFRSSFGTGFRAPTPGQQGTTNVSTRLPDGFPVATGLFPAGGEVAQALGAEELSPEKSTNFTLGMTANYGDLTLTVDYYNIKLEDRLYSVSTRDVSTTVVTDPDADGYDAYQNYLALAGANVSGAESIGGVFFFQNAFDTVTEGLDVVATYKMESKYGSTVLTGSVNYNKTEFDSDPSEYLDAEDQFDFENSRPEMRGVFSVTHSYDVWSAVARLSYFGEYENAGSNDGVDPTSIQTFGDEFMFDIEGSYLISENLTLSVGVRNLFDNYPDLSTNGDACCGELYDSGSIVDWQGGYYYTRLAARF
- a CDS encoding sulfite exporter TauE/SafE family protein, whose protein sequence is MEIELLWFVVTLCITGAIAGITAGLFGNGGGFVVVPALLAVFPFFTPPSESLVKVAIGTSLASIVVSSARSVMAHRAKGAVDFDILKSWSIWLILGVGGGLLIANNSSANGLTVVFAAGVLLYSVYFLFPEFVVRPGLVFDMPKGIGKAVLAFVLGGFSALLGIGGGTPTVITMVMCQRTIQQAVATAAGVGFLIGLPGAIGFLFMKHPDTASLPVGTIGYINIPALIAISIGAIFTAPIGAKMAHNFSEKKLKRLFGIYLVIVSSAMFYKAI